The Seriola aureovittata isolate HTS-2021-v1 ecotype China chromosome 12, ASM2101889v1, whole genome shotgun sequence genome window below encodes:
- the LOC130179137 gene encoding complement factor H-like isoform X1: MCIRYFGFLLLIWFPDALHAQNALQSCSAPRLDDGFLSPKQVAYSHGTMLNYTCNDGLKPVVKGWWATTTCENGKWSHQPQCIDINACIPPTIPNGNYTENSNGWYEEGHIIRIRCEQGYEHRHRIATTRCIRGQWSSLPICEKSITACGQPPKVSHAVIIHQGYQEVFPADSEVQYKCEDGYATEEASSSESIFCIAGNWTEAPMCRLGSNGSEIQTQTTINNCGRYPTVENGDVVETADMFLRFRCNSFYRRVGPEKVMCFTDGTWSEIPMCEAAFCSLDTTEYPDLIPDGIKFIKDGDRVELKCVKKHWRWVSDHYSLVQCVNGTVELTKCCGYFERNTNTCWGSMTMLS, from the exons ATGTGCATCAGATATTTTGGATTTCTTCTCCTGATCTGGTTTCCTGACGCGCTTCATG CACAAAATGCATTACAGTCCTGTAGTGCTCCCAGACTGGACGATGGTTTCCTTTCCCCAAAGCAAGTGGCTTACTCTCATGGAACAATGCTGAACTATACCTGCAATGACGGACTTAAACCAGTAGTGAAGGGTTGGTGGGCCACAACTACATGTGAAAATGGCAAATGGTCTCATCAGCCACAATGTATAG atATAAATGCCTGCATTCCTCCAACTATCCCCAATGGAAATTACACTGAAAACTCAAATGGTTGGTATGAAGAAGGTCACATAATACGGATAAGATGTGAACAAGGATATGAACACAGACACCGGATCGCTACAACCAGATGTATAAGGGGACAATGGTCGTCTTTGCCCATTTGTGAGA AAAGTATCACTGCATGTGGCCAGCCCCCTAAAGTCTCTCATGCCGTAATAATTCATCAGGGATACCAGGAGGTTTTTCCTGCAGATTCAGAAGTGCAATATAAATGTGAAGATGGATACGCTACAGAGGAAGCATCCAGCAGCGAATCCATCTTTTGCATAGCTGGGAACTGGACTGAAGCTCCTATGTGCA GACTTGGATCAAATGGGAGCGAGATTCAAACTCAAACCACAA tcAATAACTGTGGAAGATACCCTACTGTCGAAAATGGTGATGTTGTGGAAACTGCTGATATGTTTTTGAGATTCCGCTGCAATAGTTTTTACAGACGAGTGGGTCCAGagaaagtgatgtgttttacagaTGGCACATGGTCAGAAATACCCATGTGCGAAG CTGCCTTCTGTTCTTTGGACACTACTGAATATCCTGACTTAATACCTGATGGAATTAAATTTATAAAAGATGGTGACAGAGTGGAattgaaatgtgtgaaaaaacacTGGCGCTGGGTGTCAGATCATTACTCTTTGGTCCAGTGCGTTAATGGAACAGTTGAGTTAACAAAAT